The Desulfoscipio gibsoniae DSM 7213 genome contains a region encoding:
- a CDS encoding TerD family protein, which produces MISLAKGQKIDLTKTNPGLTKIMVGLGWDTNKYDGGNEFDLDAVAFLVNSEGKATGDGAFIFYNNKQDPSGSIVLSGDNRTGEGEGDDETVKINLAGVPAEVQKIAICINIHEADTRNQNFGQVSNAFARVVNEDNGEEILRYDLGEDYSIETGLVVAEIYRHNGEWKFSAVGSGFQGGLAALAATYGLNAG; this is translated from the coding sequence ATGATATCACTGGCCAAAGGTCAAAAAATAGATTTAACCAAAACCAACCCCGGCCTGACTAAAATTATGGTGGGTCTTGGTTGGGACACCAATAAATATGATGGTGGCAACGAATTTGATTTAGATGCCGTGGCTTTTTTGGTTAACTCGGAAGGCAAGGCCACCGGTGACGGGGCATTTATATTCTACAACAACAAACAGGATCCCAGCGGTTCAATTGTTCTATCGGGGGATAACCGTACCGGTGAAGGGGAAGGCGATGATGAAACGGTTAAAATAAACTTGGCCGGTGTTCCCGCCGAGGTACAAAAAATTGCCATCTGCATTAATATCCACGAGGCTGATACCCGCAACCAAAATTTTGGTCAAGTGTCCAATGCCTTTGCACGGGTAGTTAATGAAGACAATGGCGAAGAAATCCTTCGCTATGATTTGGGTGAGGATTACTCAATTGAAACTGGCCTTGTGGTGGCTGAAATATATCGCCATAACGGCGAGTGGAAATTTAGTGCCGTGGGCAGTGGTTTCCAGGGTGGCCTGGCTGCGCTGGCTGCAACCTATGGTTTGAACGCCGGCTAA
- a CDS encoding TerC family protein, with amino-acid sequence MDAITGFLSGLLVSYGQFFSWDAIVGVVTDPVSWGIIFWLVILEGLLSCDNALVLAVVVRRLPKHQQKKALLYGIWGAYFFRFVAIGLGAYLIKIQWVQILGAGYLLWMSAKYFMSRKQAEPAADDHDDEPKVRRGGFWDTFWGTVITVELMDISFSVDSILAAFAMSDQVWVLFMGGLLGILMMRGVATIFIKWLEKYPTLESAAYVLIALIGGKLMGQAFGYHVSHYVLFGVMAAVLLGTMVLDRMREGGKKEA; translated from the coding sequence TTGGATGCAATAACAGGATTTCTATCGGGGCTGCTGGTCAGCTATGGGCAATTCTTTTCCTGGGATGCCATAGTTGGGGTGGTCACTGACCCGGTAAGTTGGGGCATCATTTTCTGGCTTGTCATATTGGAAGGCCTGTTATCCTGTGATAACGCGCTGGTTCTGGCCGTGGTGGTAAGGCGTCTGCCCAAGCACCAGCAGAAAAAAGCGCTTCTTTACGGTATTTGGGGTGCGTACTTTTTCCGCTTTGTAGCCATTGGATTAGGTGCTTATTTAATTAAAATACAATGGGTGCAGATACTGGGGGCGGGATATCTTTTATGGATGTCCGCCAAATACTTTATGTCCAGAAAACAAGCGGAACCCGCCGCTGATGATCATGATGATGAGCCCAAGGTGAGGAGAGGTGGTTTTTGGGATACCTTTTGGGGTACAGTAATTACCGTTGAATTAATGGATATTTCCTTTAGTGTAGATAGTATCCTGGCTGCCTTTGCCATGAGCGATCAAGTCTGGGTATTATTTATGGGTGGTCTGCTGGGTATCTTGATGATGCGGGGCGTAGCCACCATATTTATTAAATGGCTGGAAAAATACCCGACCCTGGAATCCGCCGCTTATGTACTAATTGCCTTGATTGGTGGCAAACTAATGGGCCAGGCCTTTGGCTACCATGTTTCCCACTACGTACTATTTGGAGTTATGGCGGCGGTGTTGCTGGGTACCATGGTGTTGGACCGCATGCGTGAAGGTGGCAAAAAAGAGGCATGA
- a CDS encoding HpcH/HpaI aldolase/citrate lyase family protein, which produces MSYFSYLTDEQKQRIFYISPYQGPLDNDKHTLAHALGATLYMPGTHYRAISSIVDHQIPGLVSTVLCLEDAVDDRDVDDAEKNLVLQLGQLSVLKIKGSVLPFIFIRVRDPEQFQRITRSFGTALDVLTGFVFPKFEVGRGGEYFAHLAETNARLGKRFYGMPILESPQVIHLESRVTHLLNIKKLLDRYKDIVLNVRMGATDLSGLYGLRRSPELTIYDIAVIRDFIADLVNIFGRPEDGYVLSGPVWEYFSSGSRVLKPQLRQTPFQEQFGSDGSKLRENLLCSYIDGLIREVMLDKANGLIGKTIIHPTHLLPVQALYAVTHEEYCDARDILANSESGGVTKSIYNNKMNEAKPHTNWAKRIMTLSKIYGVLNEKYDYTSIIYEGEKLQSIG; this is translated from the coding sequence ATGAGTTATTTTAGTTATCTAACTGATGAACAAAAGCAAAGGATATTTTATATCTCTCCTTACCAGGGTCCTTTGGATAACGATAAGCATACACTGGCCCATGCTTTGGGGGCCACCTTATACATGCCCGGCACGCATTACAGGGCAATCAGCAGTATAGTTGATCATCAAATTCCCGGGCTAGTTTCCACAGTGTTATGTCTGGAGGATGCGGTGGACGACCGGGATGTGGACGATGCTGAAAAAAACCTGGTACTGCAGCTTGGTCAGCTGTCTGTCCTAAAGATAAAGGGGAGTGTACTCCCCTTTATCTTTATCAGGGTCAGGGATCCCGAACAGTTTCAAAGGATTACCCGATCTTTTGGCACGGCGCTGGATGTTTTAACCGGGTTTGTTTTTCCTAAATTTGAAGTCGGTAGAGGTGGGGAATACTTTGCTCACCTGGCGGAAACCAACGCCCGGCTGGGAAAAAGGTTTTACGGTATGCCTATATTGGAGAGCCCCCAGGTGATTCACCTGGAATCCAGGGTCACACACCTTTTAAATATAAAAAAATTATTGGATCGATACAAAGATATTGTTTTAAATGTACGCATGGGGGCCACAGATTTATCAGGCTTATATGGTCTGCGCAGGAGTCCCGAGCTGACCATATATGATATTGCGGTGATTCGTGATTTTATTGCCGACTTGGTGAATATTTTTGGCAGGCCCGAGGACGGTTATGTGTTATCCGGGCCGGTCTGGGAATATTTTTCCTCGGGCTCCAGGGTGTTAAAGCCGCAGCTTAGACAAACCCCCTTCCAAGAGCAGTTTGGCAGTGACGGCAGCAAACTGAGGGAGAATCTTCTGTGCAGTTATATCGACGGGCTTATCCGGGAAGTAATGCTGGATAAGGCTAACGGTTTAATAGGCAAGACCATCATTCACCCCACCCACCTGCTGCCGGTACAGGCCTTGTATGCTGTGACCCACGAAGAATATTGCGATGCCAGGGACATACTGGCCAACAGTGAAAGTGGTGGAGTTACTAAAAGTATTTATAACAACAAAATGAATGAAGCCAAACCGCATACCAACTGGGCCAAAAGAATCATGACGTTATCTAAAATATATGGGGTGCTCAATGAAAAGTATGATTACACAAGTATCATCTACGAAGGAGAAAAGCTTCAAAGTATTGGATAG
- a CDS encoding phosphoribosyltransferase family protein: MKSMITQVSSTKEKSFKVLDSLTVGIKEEENYFSLPTEVVFSMAARNNPKRSYLFVSKLIGKHIPVRPGTPFIAGFLLASRLAQTLGLPVVNHQISAFVDTLVLDRAGQLPAVNGPYQTFRSPNNVKKHQPYKPYQPYHLPGRALFIGFAETATALGHAVFSCFAGRHRYLHTTRENLAGSYDTLFFTEAHCHAPEQRCLISDASLVEGNDLLVLIDDEITSGNTCLDIIKTIQGKYPQKKYVVLTILDWRSNRAMQNYSQLEKELGVPIEVLALIKGSFWSRGTSPVLDSPLAVASCASGPAGAVRMLHLPMGVTVHAEVAGSGGTRAGYLGSTGRFGLDEQQNNLLHDQARALGQKLARQRQGKRTLCLGTGEFMYIPFLVAGFMGAGVWVQSTTRSPVHPHLRDDYAVKYAITFEDPFRPGVPNYVYNIPPRIYDEVFVFWERQVLPRQVAPLVQALQQAGIPNITFVIFCS, translated from the coding sequence ATGAAAAGTATGATTACACAAGTATCATCTACGAAGGAGAAAAGCTTCAAAGTATTGGATAGCTTAACGGTGGGCATTAAGGAGGAGGAGAATTATTTTAGCCTGCCCACGGAGGTTGTTTTTTCCATGGCTGCCAGAAACAACCCCAAAAGAAGTTATTTATTTGTCAGTAAGCTGATTGGTAAGCATATTCCGGTGCGTCCCGGGACACCTTTTATCGCGGGATTCCTTTTAGCCTCCAGGCTGGCCCAAACCCTGGGGCTGCCGGTTGTAAACCATCAAATAAGTGCTTTTGTGGATACCCTGGTCCTTGACCGGGCCGGCCAGCTGCCGGCGGTTAATGGACCTTATCAAACTTTTCGCTCCCCTAACAATGTTAAAAAACATCAACCCTATAAGCCCTATCAACCCTATCATTTGCCCGGCCGGGCACTGTTTATTGGTTTTGCAGAAACGGCCACCGCCCTCGGTCATGCGGTGTTCAGCTGCTTTGCGGGCCGACACCGTTACCTGCATACCACGCGGGAAAACCTGGCCGGCTCCTATGATACTTTATTCTTTACCGAGGCGCACTGCCACGCGCCGGAGCAGCGGTGCCTGATCAGTGACGCCAGCCTGGTGGAAGGCAATGATCTGCTGGTTTTAATTGACGACGAAATCACTTCAGGCAATACCTGCCTAGATATCATAAAAACTATCCAGGGTAAGTACCCCCAGAAAAAGTATGTGGTTTTAACCATTCTGGATTGGCGTTCTAACCGGGCAATGCAAAACTACAGCCAACTTGAAAAGGAGCTGGGTGTACCGATTGAAGTGCTGGCCCTTATAAAAGGAAGCTTTTGGTCCCGGGGTACCTCCCCGGTACTGGACAGTCCCCTTGCTGTCGCAAGCTGCGCAAGCGGCCCGGCCGGGGCGGTGCGTATGCTGCACCTGCCCATGGGTGTGACAGTGCATGCTGAGGTGGCTGGCTCCGGAGGCACCAGGGCCGGCTATCTTGGTTCTACCGGACGGTTCGGCCTGGATGAACAGCAAAACAATCTTTTGCACGACCAGGCCAGGGCACTGGGTCAAAAACTGGCGCGTCAAAGGCAGGGCAAAAGAACGCTTTGCCTGGGCACCGGTGAGTTTATGTATATACCTTTTCTTGTTGCCGGGTTTATGGGAGCCGGCGTTTGGGTGCAGTCCACTACTCGCAGCCCGGTGCATCCCCACCTAAGGGACGATTATGCAGTTAAATATGCCATCACTTTTGAGGACCCCTTCCGGCCAGGTGTGCCAAACTATGTTTATAATATACCGCCCCGTATCTATGATGAAGTATTTGTGTTTTGGGAACGCCAGGTGCTGCCCCGGCAGGTGGCCCCGCTGGTTCAGGCACTACAACAGGCAGGTATACCCAATATTACATTTGTTATTTTCTGCAGCTAG
- a CDS encoding cysteine protease StiP family protein, producing the protein MGTPGAAPAGGPAGSGTTTGRYTQYYICYFLQLAGRCFTIYSKNLDKQASPGVRLSNHLVDSHPPERAGEDNHSAQLGNHTVNKHNPDRDSMGDCGSGLGKQLSSKYTLVQTKTDRHGDMLSNYPIVPDPAPLGSYAARDVVFLLKDIGPYVVEQGNEAREKAMQSGRHYSEMLPIEYQPTREYIDLFHQSLQETGRRLALAAAIVAEQIMRKRGRRVALVSLARAGTPAGVLIKRYLRCFYGLDAPHYSISIIRDRGIDVNAIIYILQRHPGCSIQFIDGWTGKGAITRELIKAVEDFEHKFGINSGTLIKDIAVLADPGHCANIFGTRDDFLIPSACLNATVSGLMSRTVLRDDLIGPLDFHGAKFYRNLARDDLSNYFVDTVAVYFAAVRDEARRMLQHNPGLGLDAAPAWLGRQETVRIQAEFGIGSINLVKPGVGETTRVLLRRVPWKILVKDIKHADIKHVLLLARDRGVPVEEYPHMSYCCCGLIKSMGDRT; encoded by the coding sequence TTGGGAACGCCAGGTGCTGCCCCGGCAGGTGGCCCCGCTGGTTCAGGCACTACAACAGGCAGGTATACCCAATATTACATTTGTTATTTTCTGCAGCTAGCCGGGAGGTGTTTCACCATTTACAGCAAGAACTTAGATAAACAAGCCAGCCCTGGCGTTCGGTTAAGCAATCATCTGGTGGATAGTCATCCCCCGGAGCGGGCTGGAGAAGACAATCATAGTGCGCAGTTGGGTAATCATACGGTGAATAAACATAACCCGGATCGGGACAGTATGGGCGACTGCGGTTCAGGGCTGGGTAAGCAATTGTCTAGTAAATATACGCTTGTGCAAACTAAAACAGATAGGCATGGCGATATGCTTAGTAATTACCCGATCGTGCCCGACCCCGCTCCCCTGGGCAGCTATGCGGCCCGGGATGTGGTGTTTTTATTAAAAGACATTGGCCCATATGTAGTGGAGCAGGGTAACGAGGCCAGGGAAAAGGCTATGCAAAGCGGCCGGCATTATTCTGAAATGCTGCCTATTGAATATCAGCCCACCCGGGAATATATTGATTTGTTTCACCAATCATTGCAGGAAACAGGTCGCCGGTTGGCGCTGGCTGCGGCCATTGTAGCAGAACAAATTATGCGTAAACGGGGCCGCCGCGTGGCGCTGGTATCCCTGGCCAGGGCCGGTACTCCGGCAGGAGTGCTTATTAAAAGGTACCTGCGGTGTTTTTACGGTCTTGATGCCCCCCATTACAGCATTTCAATTATCCGTGACCGGGGTATTGACGTAAACGCCATCATTTATATACTGCAAAGGCATCCGGGCTGCAGCATCCAGTTCATTGACGGTTGGACCGGCAAAGGTGCCATTACCAGGGAATTAATTAAAGCCGTGGAGGACTTTGAGCACAAGTTCGGCATCAATTCCGGTACATTGATTAAGGATATTGCCGTACTGGCTGACCCGGGGCACTGCGCTAATATTTTCGGCACCCGGGACGACTTTTTAATTCCCAGCGCCTGCCTTAATGCCACTGTATCCGGTTTAATGTCCAGAACGGTTTTGCGGGATGATTTAATTGGCCCCCTGGATTTTCACGGTGCTAAATTTTATCGAAATTTGGCCCGTGATGACCTTTCCAATTATTTTGTGGACACGGTGGCCGTCTATTTTGCCGCTGTGCGGGACGAGGCCCGTCGTATGCTGCAGCATAACCCCGGCCTGGGTTTGGATGCAGCCCCGGCTTGGCTGGGCAGGCAAGAAACGGTGCGCATCCAGGCTGAGTTTGGTATTGGAAGCATCAATTTGGTCAAGCCAGGGGTTGGGGAAACCACCAGAGTGCTGCTGCGCCGGGTGCCTTGGAAGATACTAGTTAAAGATATTAAACACGCCGATATTAAACATGTGCTGCTGCTGGCCCGGGACAGAGGGGTGCCGGTGGAGGAATACCCTCACATGAGTTATTGCTGCTGTGGGCTGATTAAATCAATGGGGGACAGGACATGA
- a CDS encoding TIGR00266 family protein — MKYSILYQGAFPLLQVNLQKGEVIKAESDAMVAMSTNIDVEGKMDGGLLGGLSRMLTGESFFFQTLSARRGAGEVLLAPSIPGDIVDVELDGSYSLLVQKDGFLAGAAELQVSTKMQNLAQGIFSGEGFFVVKISGKGMVFINTYGGIHIINLEPGQEYIVDNSHLVAWPDYMQYTIEKASSGWISTFTSGEVAVCRFRGPGPVIIQTRNPRGFGSWIRKFIPTKSS; from the coding sequence ATGAAATACAGCATACTTTATCAGGGTGCTTTCCCTCTGCTGCAGGTAAATCTTCAGAAGGGCGAAGTGATCAAGGCCGAATCCGATGCTATGGTGGCCATGTCTACAAACATTGATGTTGAGGGTAAGATGGATGGCGGGTTATTGGGCGGACTCAGTCGCATGCTTACGGGGGAAAGTTTCTTCTTTCAAACCCTTAGCGCCCGCCGGGGGGCCGGGGAGGTGTTGCTGGCCCCGTCCATACCGGGGGATATTGTTGATGTGGAGCTGGACGGGTCCTACAGCTTACTTGTGCAAAAGGACGGCTTTTTGGCCGGTGCCGCTGAATTACAGGTCTCTACCAAAATGCAAAACCTGGCGCAGGGCATCTTCTCGGGGGAAGGTTTCTTTGTGGTGAAGATTAGCGGCAAAGGCATGGTATTTATCAATACTTATGGGGGTATTCATATCATAAACCTGGAGCCGGGCCAGGAATATATAGTGGACAACAGTCACCTGGTGGCCTGGCCTGATTATATGCAATACACCATCGAAAAGGCATCCAGCGGTTGGATATCCACCTTCACTTCGGGTGAAGTGGCGGTCTGCCGTTTCAGGGGACCGGGACCGGTGATTATTCAAACCAGAAACCCCCGGGGCTTTGGCAGCTGGATACGTAAATTTATACCAACTAAAAGCTCATAG
- a CDS encoding TerD family protein, with the protein MVLPLTVKGGQKTDLTKNHPGLAEVMVALGWETDAVAIEIDAAAFMLQGNGQCRGDEDFIFYGNPTGRGGAVTVETVRVPDKACIKINLPAVPADVAKIAFTLTIYEGPQRGHTFGQVPGAYIRVADTGNHELIKFNMDGGFSAETAIVVAELYRHQGQWKFNPVAMGYHGGLAALCGSFGIEVADQPDSQTANPKPNQPAQPHNQPVVQPAGQPAGAPLNLAARTTPKQPVNQPGYGGSTNPAAPGSQASKPSGQRINLSKIELKKKGDKINLEKKANNKLGEILVNLNWNQQKQPKQSTGLLGSLFGGGGGGVDLDLGCLIDMKNGQKSVIQALGKAFGSYHSFPYIALDGDDRTGAVAGGENLRINGDHIADFNRILVFAYIYEGVPNWAQADGVVTIKQPGGPDIEVRLDEHDKRKIMCAIALIENVNNETLSVERQVRYFSGHREMDSAYNWGLRWKADSK; encoded by the coding sequence ATGGTATTGCCTTTAACCGTGAAGGGGGGGCAAAAAACCGATCTTACCAAAAACCATCCCGGTCTTGCGGAAGTTATGGTGGCCCTGGGCTGGGAAACCGATGCCGTTGCCATTGAAATTGATGCCGCCGCCTTTATGCTCCAAGGAAATGGCCAATGCCGGGGTGACGAGGATTTTATCTTTTATGGCAACCCCACCGGCCGCGGTGGTGCCGTAACCGTGGAAACCGTCCGGGTACCGGATAAAGCGTGCATTAAAATAAATTTGCCCGCGGTTCCTGCCGATGTAGCCAAGATTGCCTTTACGCTGACTATTTACGAAGGTCCCCAAAGGGGCCATACCTTTGGACAGGTGCCCGGTGCATACATAAGGGTGGCCGATACCGGTAACCATGAGTTGATTAAATTTAACATGGACGGAGGCTTTTCCGCCGAAACCGCCATTGTGGTGGCCGAACTATACCGCCATCAAGGCCAATGGAAGTTTAACCCGGTGGCCATGGGTTATCATGGTGGATTGGCCGCGCTGTGCGGAAGTTTCGGTATCGAGGTGGCTGACCAGCCGGACAGTCAAACAGCCAATCCCAAGCCCAACCAGCCCGCCCAGCCGCATAACCAGCCAGTGGTTCAGCCTGCTGGGCAGCCTGCCGGTGCACCGCTTAATTTAGCGGCCAGGACGACTCCGAAACAACCGGTCAATCAGCCCGGTTACGGGGGATCGACTAATCCTGCCGCACCCGGGTCCCAGGCAAGCAAACCTTCCGGGCAGAGGATTAACCTTAGTAAAATTGAGTTGAAGAAAAAAGGCGACAAAATTAACCTGGAGAAAAAAGCCAATAACAAGCTAGGGGAAATATTAGTTAACCTGAACTGGAACCAGCAAAAACAGCCTAAACAATCCACCGGTTTGTTGGGTTCGCTTTTTGGCGGCGGTGGTGGCGGGGTCGACCTGGACCTGGGCTGCCTTATCGATATGAAAAACGGGCAAAAGAGCGTTATCCAGGCCCTGGGCAAAGCCTTCGGCTCATATCACAGTTTTCCCTATATTGCTCTGGACGGTGATGACCGTACAGGTGCGGTTGCCGGTGGTGAAAACCTGCGGATCAACGGCGATCATATTGCCGATTTTAACCGCATTCTTGTCTTTGCCTATATTTACGAGGGGGTGCCCAACTGGGCCCAGGCCGACGGTGTGGTGACTATCAAGCAGCCGGGCGGCCCCGATATTGAAGTGCGGCTAGACGAGCATGACAAACGTAAAATTATGTGCGCCATAGCTTTAATAGAAAATGTGAACAATGAAACCTTAAGCGTGGAACGCCAGGTGCGCTATTTCTCGGGCCACCGGGAAATGGACAGTGCCTATAACTGGGGACTGCGCTGGAAAGCCGACAGCAAGTAA
- the htpG gene encoding molecular chaperone HtpG: protein MAAEADAKQQQTLEFQAEVKQLLNIVINSLYTDREIFLRELVSNAADALEKLRYRTITDKEVADPDLPLEITIEVNEQDKTLTISDTGIGMTRDELVENLGTIARSGSRAFLQQLAEAEQKDLNLIGQFGVGFYSAFMVARRVQVLTRSFVPGEEGCQWVSDGVGSYTIDQTRGLSRGTKIILELKDDAGEFASPDAIKRIIKRYSNFVPFPIIMGGEKINTVQAIWVRNKNEIKDEEYTEFYKFIANAYDEPFYRLHFTADAPLAINALLFVPQENLERFGFGKIEPGVSLYCRKVMLQQNAEGLLPEWLRFVKGVVDSEDIPINISRETMQDSALVARLRKVLTGRFLKFLGEQAKADPDKYSEFWKKFGIFLKEGAASDYAYSKDIAPLLRFESSKSEPGKYISLDDYLARMPEKQKHLYYINGPTREIIEAGPYLEAFKVRDLEVIYTHEPVDDFVLTNLAEYKDKKLVSADQAELDLPEVEEDKDAGADAARVEGLDLKNLLAFMKQALGDRVSEVRESKRLVDSPAVLINMDDGMTSSMQRVMQALHKDIGGIGIGQKALEINPGHKLIKGLESLRQKDADFATLAVEQIYDNALIASGLLTDPRDMVDRMYRILERALAE, encoded by the coding sequence ATGGCTGCTGAAGCTGATGCCAAACAACAACAGACTTTAGAGTTTCAGGCAGAGGTAAAACAACTACTGAATATTGTGATTAATTCCCTCTACACCGATCGGGAAATATTTTTGCGGGAGCTGGTATCCAACGCCGCTGATGCACTGGAAAAGTTGAGATACCGGACAATTACCGATAAAGAAGTAGCAGACCCGGATTTGCCGCTGGAGATTACCATTGAAGTAAACGAACAGGATAAAACCCTGACCATCAGCGATACGGGTATTGGTATGACCAGAGACGAGCTGGTGGAAAACCTGGGCACCATCGCTCGATCGGGTTCCCGGGCGTTTTTGCAGCAGCTGGCCGAGGCGGAACAAAAGGACTTGAACTTGATCGGCCAGTTCGGGGTGGGCTTTTACTCGGCTTTTATGGTGGCCAGGCGCGTGCAGGTACTGACGCGCTCCTTTGTGCCCGGTGAAGAGGGCTGCCAGTGGGTTTCCGATGGTGTGGGCAGTTACACCATTGACCAGACCCGGGGGCTTTCCCGTGGCACCAAAATTATACTGGAGCTTAAGGATGACGCCGGGGAATTTGCCTCGCCGGATGCCATTAAGCGGATTATCAAACGCTATTCCAACTTTGTGCCCTTTCCCATTATTATGGGGGGCGAAAAAATCAATACGGTGCAAGCCATATGGGTACGCAACAAAAATGAAATTAAAGACGAGGAATACACTGAGTTTTATAAGTTCATCGCCAATGCCTATGATGAACCGTTTTACCGGCTGCACTTTACCGCCGATGCACCCCTGGCTATAAATGCGCTTTTGTTTGTGCCGCAGGAAAACTTGGAACGCTTTGGCTTCGGTAAAATCGAGCCCGGGGTTTCCCTATACTGCCGCAAGGTAATGCTGCAGCAAAACGCTGAGGGGCTGCTGCCCGAGTGGCTGCGTTTTGTTAAGGGCGTGGTGGACAGTGAGGACATCCCCATTAATATTTCCCGGGAAACAATGCAGGATAGTGCCTTGGTAGCCCGGCTGCGCAAAGTGCTAACCGGTCGCTTCCTCAAGTTTTTGGGTGAGCAGGCCAAGGCCGACCCGGATAAATACAGCGAGTTCTGGAAAAAGTTTGGTATTTTCCTGAAGGAGGGCGCGGCTTCGGATTATGCGTACAGTAAGGACATAGCGCCTCTGCTGCGCTTTGAGTCCTCCAAATCAGAGCCCGGCAAATACATTTCCCTGGATGATTACCTGGCTCGGATGCCGGAAAAACAAAAGCACCTTTATTATATCAACGGGCCGACTCGGGAAATAATCGAAGCCGGTCCGTACCTGGAGGCATTTAAGGTACGTGATTTGGAGGTTATCTATACCCACGAGCCCGTAGATGATTTTGTGCTTACCAACCTGGCCGAATACAAAGATAAGAAACTGGTTTCCGCCGACCAGGCAGAGCTGGATCTGCCGGAAGTAGAGGAGGATAAGGACGCCGGGGCGGATGCCGCCCGGGTTGAAGGCCTGGATCTGAAGAATTTACTGGCCTTTATGAAACAAGCCCTGGGGGACCGGGTTAGCGAAGTACGGGAATCCAAACGCCTGGTGGACAGTCCGGCGGTGCTGATCAATATGGATGACGGCATGACCAGCAGCATGCAGCGGGTGATGCAGGCGCTGCACAAGGATATTGGCGGCATAGGGATCGGTCAGAAGGCATTGGAAATAAACCCTGGTCACAAGCTGATCAAAGGACTGGAGTCATTGCGTCAAAAGGACGCGGACTTTGCCACACTTGCCGTGGAGCAAATTTACGACAACGCTCTCATTGCCTCGGGTCTGCTCACCGACCCCCGTGACATGGTGGACCGCATGTACCGCATACTGGAGCGGGCGCTGGCGGAATAA
- the uppS gene encoding polyprenyl diphosphate synthase, whose protein sequence is MTKTKFKRLPRHIGVIPDGNRRWAQGKGLPKEDGYQNGLDPGMMLYELCVELGIPELTFYGFTQDNTKRPAVQTRAFQRACVDAVDMLANRDASLLVIGDYESPLFPPQLMKYKQRKTFGRDLIKINFLVNYGWKWDLHHFMNEDSTINSGSVKIKRNVFQTIASRDISRIDLIIRWGGRRRLSGFLPVQSIYADFYVVDDLWPDFQREHFYDALNWYENQDITLGG, encoded by the coding sequence ATGACCAAGACAAAATTCAAACGACTGCCCAGACATATAGGGGTGATACCTGACGGAAATAGAAGGTGGGCCCAGGGCAAAGGGCTACCCAAGGAGGATGGGTATCAGAATGGTTTGGACCCTGGCATGATGCTGTATGAGTTGTGCGTGGAACTTGGTATTCCGGAGCTTACCTTTTACGGATTCACCCAGGACAATACCAAGCGCCCGGCAGTGCAGACCAGGGCTTTCCAGAGAGCCTGCGTGGATGCTGTGGACATGCTGGCCAACCGGGATGCCTCGCTTTTAGTCATTGGCGATTATGAATCCCCTCTTTTTCCCCCCCAGTTGATGAAATATAAACAAAGAAAAACCTTTGGCCGGGACTTAATTAAAATTAATTTTCTCGTTAACTACGGGTGGAAGTGGGATCTGCATCATTTCATGAATGAAGATTCAACCATTAACAGTGGTAGCGTTAAAATAAAACGCAATGTTTTCCAAACTATTGCTTCTCGTGATATTTCCCGTATTGATTTAATCATTCGTTGGGGAGGGCGGCGAAGACTCAGCGGTTTTTTACCTGTTCAATCGATATACGCGGATTTTTATGTTGTAGACGACCTGTGGCCGGATTTTCAAAGAGAGCATTTTTATGACGCCCTGAATTGGTACGAAAACCAGGACATCACTCTAGGCGGCTAA